One segment of Vagococcus martis DNA contains the following:
- a CDS encoding adenylosuccinate synthase, translated as MSSVVVVGTQWGDEGKGKITDFLSENAEIIARYQGGDNAGHTIQFDGTTYKLHLIPSGIFYQDKISVIGNGVVVNPKSLIKELNYLKEHNIPTTNLRISDRAHVILPYHILLDQLQEDAKGDQKIGTTIKGIGPAYMDKAARVGIRIADLLDKDIFEERLKVNLEEKNKLFTKIYEVDPISFEEVFDEYYEYGQLIKEYVTDTSVILNEALDNGKHVLFEGAQGVMLDIDQGTYPFVTSSNPLAGGVTIGTGVGPSKIDKVVGVCKAYTSRVGDGPFPTELFDETGHQIREVGREYGTTTGRPRRVGWFDSVVMRHSRRVSGITNLSLNSIDVLTGLPVIKICVAYELDGKEITHYPASLKELSRCKPIYEELPGWEEDITGCKTLEELPENARNYVKRVSELVDVRISTFSVGPDRTQTNILENVWEQI; from the coding sequence ATGTCATCAGTTGTAGTAGTAGGAACTCAATGGGGAGACGAAGGTAAAGGGAAAATCACTGACTTTTTAAGTGAAAATGCAGAAATTATTGCAAGATACCAAGGTGGAGACAATGCAGGCCACACTATTCAATTTGATGGAACAACTTACAAACTCCATTTAATTCCATCTGGTATTTTTTACCAAGATAAAATAAGCGTGATTGGAAATGGCGTAGTAGTGAACCCAAAATCATTGATCAAGGAATTAAACTATTTAAAAGAGCACAATATTCCAACAACTAATTTAAGAATATCAGACAGAGCGCATGTAATTTTGCCATACCATATTCTTTTAGATCAACTTCAAGAAGATGCTAAGGGTGATCAAAAAATCGGAACAACAATTAAAGGGATTGGTCCTGCTTATATGGATAAAGCTGCTCGTGTAGGTATTCGTATAGCTGATTTATTAGATAAAGATATTTTTGAAGAACGTTTGAAAGTGAATTTAGAAGAAAAAAATAAATTATTCACTAAAATATATGAAGTCGATCCAATTTCATTTGAAGAAGTGTTTGACGAATATTATGAGTATGGTCAATTAATCAAAGAATACGTAACTGATACATCAGTTATCTTAAATGAAGCATTAGATAATGGAAAACATGTACTATTTGAAGGTGCTCAAGGAGTTATGCTAGATATTGATCAAGGGACGTATCCATTTGTCACATCATCTAATCCATTAGCTGGTGGTGTAACAATCGGAACAGGTGTCGGTCCTTCAAAAATTGATAAAGTGGTGGGTGTTTGTAAAGCTTATACCTCTCGTGTTGGTGATGGACCATTCCCAACAGAATTATTTGATGAAACAGGACACCAAATTAGAGAAGTAGGTCGCGAATATGGAACAACAACAGGCCGTCCAAGACGTGTTGGTTGGTTTGATAGTGTTGTGATGAGACATTCTAGACGTGTGTCAGGTATTACGAATCTTTCATTGAACTCTATTGATGTATTAACAGGATTACCTGTCATCAAAATTTGTGTAGCTTACGAACTAGATGGTAAAGAAATAACTCATTATCCAGCGAGTTTAAAAGAGTTATCTAGATGTAAACCAATCTATGAAGAATTACCAGGTTGGGAAGAAGATATTACAGGTTGTAAAACATTAGAAGAACTACCAGAAAACGCTAGAAATTATGTTAAACGTGTATCAGAATTAGTTGATGTCCGTATTTCAACGTTCTCTGTAGGTCCAGATAGAACACAAACAAATATCTTAGAAAACGTTTGGGAACAAATTTAA
- a CDS encoding polyprenyl synthetase family protein, which yields MEPHDMWTSYPSLKKDLQKTLNLISESIYLPNKEVEDAILAIFHSGGKLLRPAYLLLFSEFGTKVDKKKTIALAAAIETLHTATLIHDDIVDVADTRRGTKTMNAAFSTDIAVYSGDYLFIVCFKLLIQYQNSLKSIELNTTSMEKVLLGELGQMSERYNINVTVDDYLANITGKTAELFALSCFIGCFENGGSKNLANKCREIGKDIGLAFQIVDDILDYSQSEETLGKPVLEDVRQGIYSLPLICSIAEHPDFFEPILSKKEAMTQEDAKKIHDLVIDCHGVEKAYELASHYTNRALDGIQSLPNNKQNTKEIIYTITKSILQRTF from the coding sequence ATGGAACCTCATGATATGTGGACGTCATATCCGTCCTTAAAAAAAGACTTACAAAAAACATTAAATTTAATTTCAGAATCAATTTATCTACCTAATAAAGAAGTCGAAGATGCTATATTAGCTATTTTCCACTCTGGTGGGAAACTACTTCGTCCAGCGTATCTGCTTTTATTCTCCGAATTTGGAACAAAAGTGGATAAGAAAAAGACCATTGCTCTTGCTGCTGCGATTGAAACACTTCATACTGCTACGTTAATTCATGATGATATTGTTGATGTCGCTGATACTAGACGTGGAACTAAAACGATGAATGCTGCTTTTAGCACTGACATCGCGGTATACTCTGGTGACTATCTATTCATCGTTTGTTTTAAATTATTAATTCAATACCAAAATTCATTAAAAAGTATTGAGCTTAATACAACAAGTATGGAAAAAGTTCTACTAGGAGAACTTGGCCAAATGAGTGAACGCTATAATATCAATGTCACTGTTGATGACTATTTAGCCAATATCACCGGAAAAACAGCGGAATTATTTGCATTAAGTTGTTTTATTGGATGCTTTGAAAATGGCGGAAGTAAAAATCTTGCGAATAAATGTCGTGAAATTGGAAAAGACATCGGTCTTGCATTCCAAATTGTGGATGATATTTTAGATTATTCTCAAAGTGAAGAAACTCTTGGAAAACCTGTATTAGAAGATGTTAGGCAAGGGATTTATAGCTTACCTTTGATTTGTAGTATTGCAGAACATCCTGACTTTTTTGAGCCGATACTTAGTAAAAAAGAAGCCATGACACAAGAAGATGCGAAAAAAATCCATGATTTAGTAATCGATTGCCATGGTGTAGAAAAAGCCTATGAATTAGCATCTCACTACACAAATCGTGCTCTAGACGGCATCCAATCTCTTCCTAATAATAAACAAAACACTAAAGAAATAATCTATACTATTACAAAATCGATTTTACAAAGAACGTTTTAA
- the rpsF gene encoding 30S ribosomal protein S6, with product MSQVSNYEIMYIIRPNIDEEAKNALVNRFDSILKDNGAEVLESKQWEKRRLAYEIQNFREGIYHIVKVSSTDAAAINEFDRLAKINDDILRHMVVKEEN from the coding sequence TATGAAATCATGTATATAATTCGTCCTAACATTGATGAGGAAGCAAAAAATGCTCTAGTAAATCGTTTCGATTCAATCTTGAAAGATAATGGAGCAGAAGTTTTGGAATCTAAACAATGGGAAAAACGTCGTTTAGCTTACGAAATCCAAAATTTCCGTGAAGGTATCTACCATATCGTTAAAGTTTCTTCTACAGATGCTGCAGCAATCAATGAATTTGATCGTTTAGCAAAAATCAATGATGACATTTTACGTCACATGGTTGTTAAAGAAGAAAACTAA
- the ssb gene encoding single-stranded DNA-binding protein produces MINNVVLVGRLTRDPDLRYTSNGSAVATFNLAVNRNFTNQSGEREADFVNCVIWRKPAETLANYAKKGTLLGVVGRIQTRNYENQQGQRVYVTEVVCENFQLLESKNASSQRQQQSGGFDNNAGGFNDFSQNNQNTQSSFGQSSSNDMPNFNRDNSNPFGNSSSIDISDDDLPF; encoded by the coding sequence ATGATTAACAATGTTGTATTGGTAGGTAGACTTACTCGCGACCCAGATTTGAGATATACGTCAAATGGTTCTGCCGTAGCCACTTTTAACTTGGCTGTTAATCGTAATTTTACTAATCAAAGTGGAGAACGAGAAGCAGATTTTGTTAACTGTGTGATTTGGAGAAAACCAGCTGAAACTTTAGCAAACTATGCTAAAAAAGGAACTCTTTTAGGAGTTGTTGGCCGTATTCAAACAAGAAACTACGAGAATCAACAGGGACAAAGAGTGTATGTGACTGAAGTGGTTTGTGAGAATTTCCAATTATTAGAATCTAAAAACGCATCAAGTCAAAGACAACAACAATCTGGTGGCTTTGATAACAATGCTGGTGGATTTAATGATTTTTCTCAAAATAATCAAAATACACAATCATCATTTGGCCAATCTTCAAGTAATGACATGCCGAACTTCAATCGTGATAACAGTAATCCATTTGGAAACTCATCATCGATAGACATTTCGGATGACGATTTACCATTCTAA
- the dnaB gene encoding replicative DNA helicase: protein MEHIQQDRVPPQSIEAEQAVLGSVFLNADALIEAMEYIDSADFYRRSHQLLFQTMLDLNNRNEAIDVITMKTELEQKQLIEDVGGISYLSELTTSVPTAANVGYYAKIVEQKSLLRRLIQTATDIVTRGFEQDEDVEFILDEAERQILEVSEKRNRSGFLAISDVLSDSIAQIEQLSQQGDDITGLPTGYHALDKMTAGLQSEELIILAARPAVGKTAFALNIAQNVGTKTDESVAIFSLEMSAESLVNRMLCSEGSIEASHLKTGQLTDEEWNSLIVAMGSLSRANIFIDDTPGIKISEIRAKCRKLAQEQGDLGLILIDYLQLIEGTGRENRQQEVSEISRQLKKLAKELKVPVIALSQLSRGVEQRQDKRPVLSDIRESGSIEQDADIVAFLYRDDYYQRDGEDGDDEPVQESNNIIEVIIEKNRSGARGTVELMFIKEYNKFTSISPREEF, encoded by the coding sequence ATGGAACATATTCAACAAGATAGAGTGCCACCTCAAAGCATCGAGGCAGAACAAGCAGTTTTGGGTTCTGTCTTTTTAAATGCCGATGCTTTGATTGAGGCAATGGAATATATTGATTCAGCAGATTTTTATCGTCGTTCACATCAATTACTTTTTCAAACGATGTTAGATTTAAATAATCGTAATGAAGCAATTGACGTCATTACAATGAAAACAGAACTAGAGCAGAAACAATTAATTGAAGATGTAGGCGGTATTAGTTATTTATCTGAATTGACAACGAGTGTTCCAACTGCAGCAAATGTCGGTTACTATGCAAAAATAGTGGAACAAAAATCATTGCTACGTCGATTAATACAAACAGCTACTGATATTGTAACTAGAGGGTTCGAGCAAGACGAAGATGTGGAATTTATTTTAGATGAAGCTGAACGTCAAATACTGGAAGTGTCAGAAAAAAGAAATAGGAGTGGCTTTTTAGCGATATCTGATGTATTAAGTGACTCCATCGCGCAGATTGAGCAGTTATCACAACAGGGTGACGATATCACGGGATTGCCTACAGGTTATCATGCACTAGATAAAATGACAGCAGGGCTTCAATCGGAAGAATTAATTATTTTAGCAGCTCGTCCAGCGGTAGGTAAGACCGCTTTTGCCTTAAACATCGCACAAAACGTAGGAACTAAAACAGATGAATCAGTTGCTATTTTTAGTCTAGAAATGAGTGCTGAATCGTTAGTAAATCGTATGCTATGTTCAGAAGGTTCTATCGAAGCAAGTCATTTGAAAACGGGTCAATTAACTGATGAAGAGTGGAATAGTCTAATTGTTGCGATGGGTAGTTTGTCACGAGCAAATATTTTTATTGATGATACTCCAGGAATCAAAATATCTGAAATTAGAGCCAAATGCCGAAAATTAGCTCAAGAACAAGGTGATTTGGGATTAATTTTAATAGATTACTTGCAGCTGATTGAGGGAACAGGACGCGAGAACAGACAACAAGAAGTGTCTGAGATTTCACGTCAGTTAAAAAAATTAGCTAAAGAGTTAAAAGTTCCTGTTATTGCGTTATCACAGTTATCACGTGGTGTCGAACAACGACAAGATAAACGTCCCGTATTAAGCGATATTCGTGAATCTGGTTCTATAGAGCAAGATGCAGATATTGTAGCCTTTTTATATCGTGATGATTATTATCAACGAGATGGTGAGGACGGTGATGATGAGCCGGTACAAGAGTCTAATAATATTATCGAAGTTATTATAGAAAAAAATAGAAGTGGTGCAAGAGGAACAGTAGAATTGATGTTTATCAAAGAATATAATAAGTTTACCTCCATTTCACCACGCGAAGAGTTTTGA
- a CDS encoding DUF421 domain-containing protein — protein sequence MKEYLDIGIKLAIGIITLIFQMNLLGKANLAPTSPLDQLQNFVLGGIIGGMIYNAQISILQYFLVLVMWTFLVTLFKYLKENVAIVKKMIDGYPTTLIKNGKVLVDECSKKGISANDLMFKLRQANVYETRSVKRAIQEQNGQLTIILYGEENVKYPIITNGYINQEVLEMIERDESWLFNELNKQGVEIQNVYLGEWINGELILSLYD from the coding sequence ATGAAAGAGTATTTAGATATAGGAATTAAGTTAGCTATAGGGATTATTACATTGATTTTTCAGATGAATTTATTAGGAAAAGCTAATTTGGCGCCAACGTCACCACTAGATCAATTACAGAACTTTGTTTTAGGGGGAATTATAGGTGGGATGATATACAATGCTCAAATATCAATCTTACAATACTTTCTGGTGTTGGTGATGTGGACATTTTTAGTAACATTGTTTAAATATTTAAAAGAGAATGTTGCGATTGTAAAAAAAATGATAGATGGATATCCCACAACATTGATAAAAAACGGCAAAGTATTGGTAGATGAATGCAGTAAAAAAGGCATTTCCGCTAATGATTTAATGTTTAAATTAAGACAAGCCAATGTCTATGAAACACGTTCAGTAAAACGTGCAATCCAAGAACAGAATGGTCAGCTGACTATTATTTTATATGGCGAGGAAAATGTTAAATACCCTATAATTACGAATGGATACATTAATCAGGAAGTATTAGAAATGATTGAACGAGATGAATCTTGGTTATTTAATGAATTAAATAAACAGGGAGTAGAAATTCAAAATGTTTACTTAGGTGAATGGATAAATGGTGAGTTAATTCTTAGTTTATATGATTAA
- the rpsR gene encoding 30S ribosomal protein S18, with translation MAAQQRRGGRRRRKVCYFTANHIDHIDYKDVELLSRFVSERGKILPRRVTGTCAKHQRKLTIAIKRARIMGLLPFVSED, from the coding sequence ATGGCAGCTCAACAAAGAAGAGGCGGACGCCGTCGTCGTAAAGTATGTTACTTTACAGCTAACCATATTGATCATATTGATTATAAAGATGTTGAATTATTATCACGCTTTGTTTCAGAACGTGGTAAAATTTTACCTCGTCGTGTGACAGGTACATGTGCTAAACATCAACGTAAATTAACGATTGCAATTAAACGTGCAAGAATTATGGGATTATTACCATTCGTTAGTGAAGACTAA
- a CDS encoding DUF3290 family protein, producing the protein MEFFTYNYFVNQSSNSHIYQYLLVILALIIILLLILRRSKNKSRLKYRDLIILLSLLLVFLIGIQTNDYQKGKAEKGNYSQMLFFLDAVSKKKLVDPETISVNYKYLKDEMVLKINNKYYQVNFNSDFTTFKLEETVLVNDESIKVTGK; encoded by the coding sequence ATGGAGTTTTTTACATACAATTATTTTGTTAATCAATCTAGTAACAGCCATATTTATCAATATTTATTAGTTATATTGGCTTTGATAATTATTCTATTATTGATTCTAAGGCGTTCAAAAAATAAAAGTCGATTAAAATATCGTGATTTGATTATTCTATTATCATTACTTTTAGTCTTTTTAATAGGAATTCAGACAAATGACTATCAAAAAGGTAAGGCAGAAAAAGGAAACTACTCTCAGATGCTTTTCTTTTTAGATGCAGTTAGTAAGAAAAAATTAGTTGATCCTGAAACAATCAGCGTGAATTATAAGTATTTAAAAGATGAGATGGTACTTAAAATAAATAATAAGTATTATCAGGTAAACTTTAACAGTGATTTTACAACATTTAAACTAGAAGAGACAGTGTTAGTCAATGATGAATCAATCAAGGTAACAGGGAAGTGA
- a CDS encoding ABC-F family ATP-binding cassette domain-containing protein, with protein sequence MITVSDVSLQFPDRKLFDDVNIKFTPGNCYGLIGANGAGKSTFLKILSNEIEPTTGYVALGPDERLATLKQNHFDYEDETVIDTVIMGHKRLYEVMQEKNAIYMKEDFSDEDGIKAAELEGEFAELNGWEAEPEAASLLQGLNITEDLHSLKMSELTAGQKVKVLLAQALFGQPDVLLLDEPTNGLDRESIAWLEEFLINFDNTVITVSHDRHFLNKVCTHMADLDFGKIKLYVGNYDFWLESSQLAARLQADQNAKKEEKVKELQAFIARFSANASKSKQATSRKKMLDKIELDDIQPSSRRYPFVGFNPEREIGNDLLQVENVSKTIDGKKILDNISFTLRKDDKVAFIAKDDIATTILFKIIMGEMEPDTGSVRWGVTTSQAYLPKDTTEEFNNDMTIVDWLRQYASKEENDNTFLRSFLGRMLFSGEDVLKPVNVLSGGEKVRCMLSKLMLSKSNVLVLDDPTNHLDLESITALNDGLIAFSGSILFSSHDHQFIQTTANRIIAVSDQGVIDRAETTYDEFLENETVKEQLKKIFK encoded by the coding sequence TTGATTACTGTTTCAGATGTAAGTTTACAATTCCCGGATAGAAAACTATTCGACGATGTAAATATAAAATTCACACCAGGAAATTGTTATGGATTAATTGGTGCAAATGGTGCTGGAAAGTCAACTTTCTTAAAGATACTTTCAAATGAAATTGAACCAACCACAGGATATGTTGCTTTAGGACCTGATGAGCGATTAGCAACACTTAAACAAAATCATTTTGACTATGAGGACGAAACGGTGATAGATACTGTTATAATGGGACATAAACGTCTTTATGAAGTGATGCAAGAAAAAAATGCCATCTACATGAAAGAAGATTTTTCTGATGAAGATGGGATTAAAGCAGCTGAACTTGAAGGAGAATTTGCGGAATTAAATGGTTGGGAAGCTGAACCAGAAGCGGCAAGTTTACTACAAGGTTTAAATATCACAGAAGACTTACATAGTCTGAAAATGAGTGAACTAACAGCCGGACAAAAAGTAAAGGTATTGCTTGCTCAAGCACTATTTGGCCAACCTGATGTATTACTACTAGATGAGCCAACAAATGGTCTTGATAGAGAGTCTATCGCATGGTTAGAAGAATTTTTAATCAACTTTGACAATACTGTTATTACGGTTTCCCATGACCGTCATTTCTTAAACAAGGTATGTACACACATGGCTGATTTAGATTTCGGAAAAATTAAGCTATACGTTGGGAACTATGATTTCTGGTTAGAGTCTAGCCAGTTAGCTGCTAGACTTCAAGCAGATCAAAATGCGAAAAAAGAAGAAAAAGTCAAAGAATTACAAGCCTTTATTGCAAGATTTAGTGCCAATGCTTCTAAATCTAAACAAGCAACTTCTCGTAAAAAAATGTTAGATAAAATTGAACTAGATGATATCCAACCATCATCACGTCGTTACCCATTTGTAGGATTTAACCCAGAACGTGAAATTGGAAATGACTTATTGCAAGTTGAAAATGTGTCAAAAACAATTGATGGGAAGAAAATTCTAGACAATATCTCATTTACACTAAGAAAAGATGATAAAGTAGCCTTTATTGCAAAAGATGATATCGCAACGACTATTCTTTTCAAAATTATTATGGGTGAAATGGAGCCAGATACTGGTTCGGTTCGTTGGGGTGTTACAACATCTCAAGCTTATCTACCTAAAGACACAACAGAAGAATTCAACAATGATATGACCATCGTGGATTGGTTACGCCAATATGCTTCAAAAGAAGAAAATGATAATACATTTTTACGTAGTTTCTTAGGACGTATGCTTTTCTCAGGCGAAGATGTATTAAAACCTGTTAATGTGTTATCTGGGGGAGAAAAAGTACGTTGTATGTTGTCGAAACTAATGTTATCTAAGTCAAACGTACTTGTATTAGATGATCCAACCAACCATTTAGACTTAGAATCAATTACAGCTCTAAATGATGGCTTAATCGCCTTTAGCGGTTCTATTCTTTTTTCGTCACATGACCACCAGTTTATCCAAACAACTGCAAATCGTATCATCGCAGTGTCAGATCAAGGTGTAATTGACCGTGCAGAAACAACCTATGATGAGTTCTTAGAAAATGAGACAGTAAAAGAGCAATTAAAAAAGATATTCAAATAA
- a CDS encoding Gx transporter family protein encodes MSKNKKIIYIALLVAQGVIIGLLENMIPFPFAFAPGAKLGLANLITIIAIFTMPMKDSFTLVVLRLFLTTLLGGTVSTLMYSAAGAFLSYFGMLTLKQLGPKRISTIGISAFGGFLHNVGQLLIASWIAKSWTVMLYLPILSWIGILAGVAIGIAANYLMLHVKTLQEFQLAYDKHTLK; translated from the coding sequence ATGTCAAAAAATAAAAAAATTATCTACATTGCTCTACTTGTTGCTCAAGGTGTTATTATAGGTTTACTTGAAAATATGATTCCTTTTCCTTTTGCATTTGCTCCAGGTGCCAAACTTGGATTAGCTAACTTAATTACCATTATTGCAATTTTTACTATGCCTATGAAGGATAGTTTTACCTTAGTCGTTTTACGTTTGTTTTTAACCACACTACTAGGCGGAACTGTCTCAACATTAATGTATAGTGCTGCGGGAGCCTTTCTAAGTTATTTTGGGATGCTTACACTCAAACAATTGGGTCCAAAACGTATTAGTACAATTGGGATCAGTGCTTTTGGTGGCTTCCTACACAATGTGGGACAACTTCTCATCGCTAGTTGGATTGCCAAATCATGGACTGTTATGCTCTACCTACCCATTCTTTCATGGATTGGTATTTTAGCCGGGGTCGCTATAGGAATTGCTGCCAATTATTTAATGTTACATGTGAAAACACTACAAGAATTTCAGTTGGCCTATGATAAACATACTCTAAAATAA
- the rplI gene encoding 50S ribosomal protein L9: MKVIFLEDVKGKGKKGEVKDVAVGYAQNFLIKKGLAKEATSQSLSELKGKEKAKAKEDAEILEEAKQLKEKFEFEGFEVIIKSKAGEDGRLFGSIPSKQVADGLQKQHNIKVDKRKIEMEQPIKALGYTTVPVKLHKEVVAKLRVHVVVE; the protein is encoded by the coding sequence ATGAAAGTTATCTTTTTAGAAGATGTTAAAGGAAAAGGAAAAAAAGGAGAAGTGAAAGATGTTGCCGTAGGGTATGCACAAAACTTTTTGATAAAAAAAGGATTAGCTAAAGAAGCAACATCTCAAAGCTTAAGTGAATTAAAAGGAAAAGAAAAAGCTAAAGCAAAAGAAGATGCTGAGATTTTAGAGGAAGCGAAACAATTAAAAGAAAAATTTGAATTTGAAGGTTTTGAAGTTATTATAAAGTCAAAAGCCGGAGAAGATGGACGCTTATTTGGATCTATTCCTTCAAAACAAGTTGCAGATGGCTTACAAAAGCAACATAACATTAAGGTAGATAAACGTAAAATTGAAATGGAACAACCAATTAAAGCATTAGGTTATACAACTGTTCCAGTGAAATTACATAAAGAAGTGGTCGCAAAACTACGCGTTCATGTTGTAGTTGAGTAA
- a CDS encoding DegV family protein, with product MTYKFDLLVDSCCDLSHELLQETGIRKISMTIQLDGKEYLDDFQETLDYEWFMSELKNGATPTTSQINIGNYLDIFRDYASGNQPLLYVCFSSGLSGSYNNALTALAMLEEESGSSVPITIVDSLAASLGEGLIIENVLSLRRQEKEISEVLDWLKTNIPRVHSWVTVDDLKHLERGGRISKTSAVIGSMIKVKPIICMNAEGKLINTGKVRGRKHSLDKIVELTKDTIENETTQDILIAYAGDEESGEALKRILEEKINVQSISVRRMGPTIASHTGYGALAIFSFGKEK from the coding sequence ATGACTTATAAATTTGATTTGTTGGTAGATTCATGTTGTGATTTATCACATGAACTGTTGCAAGAAACAGGTATTCGAAAAATAAGTATGACAATCCAATTAGATGGTAAAGAGTATCTTGATGATTTTCAAGAAACGCTTGATTATGAATGGTTTATGTCTGAATTAAAAAATGGTGCAACACCAACGACCTCACAAATTAACATTGGCAATTATTTAGATATTTTTAGAGATTACGCTTCAGGCAATCAACCGTTACTTTATGTTTGCTTCTCTTCAGGGCTTAGTGGTTCATATAATAATGCACTCACAGCTTTAGCTATGTTGGAAGAAGAAAGTGGCAGTAGTGTGCCTATTACTATAGTTGATTCATTAGCGGCTTCTTTAGGAGAAGGACTAATCATAGAGAATGTCTTATCACTTAGACGACAAGAAAAAGAAATATCAGAAGTTTTAGATTGGCTTAAGACTAATATACCGCGTGTTCATTCATGGGTGACGGTTGATGACTTAAAACATTTGGAACGTGGTGGAAGAATTTCGAAAACGAGTGCTGTGATTGGTAGTATGATTAAAGTTAAACCAATTATTTGTATGAATGCAGAAGGAAAATTAATTAATACCGGAAAAGTTAGAGGACGCAAACATTCTCTTGATAAGATTGTGGAGTTAACGAAAGATACGATAGAAAATGAAACAACACAAGATATTTTGATTGCATACGCTGGGGATGAAGAGTCAGGAGAAGCATTAAAAAGAATATTAGAAGAAAAAATTAATGTGCAGAGTATCTCAGTGCGCCGAATGGGACCAACTATTGCTAGTCATACAGGATATGGCGCATTAGCTATTTTTTCATTTGGTAAAGAAAAATAA